Proteins from a single region of Sphingopyxis sp. BSN-002:
- a CDS encoding esterase-like activity of phytase family protein: MRRYLPAALIFLAIGPAPWTDQRLPRIDKSSQLIVARALAYPAGQEGTLRFVRGWRLTSPNRIFGGFSALAITGPDRFRLVGDGGYGAQLTLHLDGRVEDARIALLPSPSGKARRKSQSDFEAMAFDPASGKIWVALEGLNEVWRIDAKLTHIESRAKLPKPYWPANRGPEAMVRLADGRTLILSEDADDDPRGRAAWLFAGDPAVPGTKAVRFFYDSQGKGLVSDAAALPDGRILLVHRKLGLNPVFTTTLAIADPADIRPGAAIRSRPIGRVPVPLAENYEGAAVEVRGGRTFLWLASDDNFNSWQRSLLVEFELVDLPDSKKAAR; the protein is encoded by the coding sequence ATGCGCCGCTATCTCCCCGCTGCCCTGATTTTCCTCGCGATCGGCCCCGCCCCCTGGACCGACCAGCGCCTGCCGAGGATCGACAAGAGCTCGCAGCTGATCGTCGCACGCGCGCTCGCCTATCCGGCCGGGCAGGAGGGCACGCTCCGCTTTGTCCGCGGCTGGCGGCTGACAAGCCCCAACCGCATCTTCGGCGGCTTTTCGGCGCTTGCGATCACCGGTCCCGATCGCTTCCGGCTCGTCGGCGACGGGGGCTATGGCGCGCAGCTGACCCTGCATCTGGACGGGCGGGTCGAGGATGCGCGCATCGCGCTGCTCCCGTCACCCAGCGGCAAGGCGCGCCGCAAGTCGCAGAGCGATTTCGAGGCGATGGCCTTCGATCCGGCGAGCGGAAAGATATGGGTCGCGCTTGAGGGGCTGAACGAGGTCTGGCGGATCGACGCGAAGCTCACGCATATCGAATCGCGCGCGAAGCTGCCGAAACCCTATTGGCCGGCGAATCGCGGGCCCGAGGCGATGGTGCGGCTCGCCGACGGACGGACGCTGATCCTTTCCGAGGACGCCGACGACGATCCGCGCGGCCGTGCGGCATGGCTGTTCGCGGGCGATCCGGCGGTGCCGGGCACAAAGGCGGTGCGCTTCTTTTATGATTCGCAAGGCAAGGGACTGGTCAGCGACGCGGCTGCGCTTCCCGACGGACGCATCCTGCTCGTCCACCGCAAGCTCGGCCTGAACCCCGTCTTCACCACCACGCTTGCGATCGCCGACCCCGCCGATATTCGTCCCGGCGCCGCGATCCGTTCGCGCCCGATCGGCCGCGTTCCCGTTCCGCTCGCCGAGAATTACGAAGGCGCGGCGGTCGAGGTGCGCGGCGGTCGCACCTTCCTCTGGCTCGCCTCGGACGATAATTTCAACAGCTGGCAGCGCAGCCTGCTTGTCGAATTCGAACTGGTCGATCTGCCGGACAGCAAAAAGGCCGCTCGGTAA
- the tadA gene encoding tRNA adenosine(34) deaminase TadA: MASFPLPEPMRRALDLARIAAEWGEVPVGAVIVKDGAIIAEGYNRPRESHDPTAHAEIVAIRAAAAKLGNERLDACDLYVTLEPCAMCAGAIAHARIARLYYGADDPKGGAVVHGPRIFAQPTIHHRPEIYDGIGSGEAAKLLRDFFAARR, encoded by the coding sequence ATGGCCAGTTTCCCTCTTCCCGAACCGATGCGCCGCGCGCTCGATCTGGCGCGTATCGCCGCCGAATGGGGCGAAGTGCCCGTCGGCGCGGTGATCGTCAAGGACGGTGCGATTATCGCCGAGGGCTACAACCGCCCGCGCGAATCGCACGATCCGACCGCGCATGCCGAAATCGTCGCGATTCGCGCCGCGGCGGCGAAGCTCGGCAACGAACGCCTCGACGCCTGCGACCTCTATGTGACGCTCGAACCCTGCGCGATGTGCGCCGGCGCGATCGCACACGCCCGGATCGCACGCCTCTATTATGGCGCCGACGACCCGAAGGGCGGGGCGGTCGTCCACGGCCCGCGTATCTTCGCGCAGCCGACGATCCACCACCGGCCGGAGATTTACGACGGGATCGGTTCGGGCGAGGCGGCGAAGCTGCTCCGCGATTTCTTCGCGGCGCGGCGCTAA
- a CDS encoding glycine zipper 2TM domain-containing protein, which yields MKKMVTLSLAALMSTATLGVAAPAAAQPGYYNGGYDTSYVRYDRNDRRYDNRYDRYDRRDYRNDRRNYRNDRRNYRQCDNGTGGTVIGAIAGGLAGHEIAGRGDRTVGTIIGGAVGAIAGRAIDKGNDGCR from the coding sequence ATGAAAAAGATGGTGACTCTCTCGCTCGCCGCCCTGATGTCCACCGCGACGCTGGGCGTGGCAGCTCCCGCCGCGGCGCAGCCGGGCTATTACAACGGCGGATACGACACGAGCTATGTCCGCTACGACCGCAACGACCGTCGCTATGACAATCGTTACGACCGCTACGACCGCCGCGATTACCGGAACGATCGTCGCAACTATCGCAACGACCGTCGCAACTATCGCCAGTGCGACAACGGCACCGGCGGCACCGTGATCGGCGCGATCGCGGGCGGCCTTGCGGGCCATGAAATCGCGGGTCGCGGCGACCGCACGGTCGGCACGATCATCGGCGGCGCCGTCGGCGCCATCGCGGGCCGCGCAATCGACAAGGGTAATGACGGCTGCCGCTAA
- the rpmB gene encoding 50S ribosomal protein L28, which yields MSRICELTGKGRQVGHNVSHANNKTKRTFLPNLQNVTLLSDALGKGVKLRVSTHGLRTVEHNGGLDNWLLKAGDDQLSAGARKVKKEVAKKLAEKTA from the coding sequence ATGTCGCGCATTTGCGAACTGACCGGTAAGGGCCGCCAGGTTGGCCACAATGTCAGCCACGCCAACAACAAGACCAAGCGCACCTTTCTGCCCAACCTGCAGAATGTGACGCTGCTGTCGGACGCGCTCGGCAAGGGCGTCAAGCTGCGCGTTTCGACCCACGGCCTGCGCACGGTCGAGCATAATGGCGGCCTCGACAACTGGCTGCTGAAGGCCGGCGACGACCAGCTGTCGGCTGGCGCGCGCAAGGTGAAGAAGGAAGTCGCGAAGAAGCTGGCCGAAAAGACCGCCTGA
- a CDS encoding NAD-dependent deacylase: MSDIRNIVILTGAGVSAESGIDTFRDGGGLWEQHRVEDVATPEAFARDPDLVLRFYDMRREAIQTREPNAAHVALARLDAEWRGELLIVTQNVDDLHERAGATRLIHMHGEHLNAWCTVCDARMPWTGPLLDRPACPGCGAAGSLRPDIVWFGEMPYRMEDIYYALNRADLFVSIGTSGAVYPAAGFVREARASGARTLELNMEPSQGSYWFDEARHGPATELVPAWVDEMLG, translated from the coding sequence ATGAGCGACATCCGGAATATCGTGATCCTGACCGGCGCCGGGGTTTCGGCCGAGAGCGGCATCGACACCTTTCGCGATGGCGGCGGCCTCTGGGAACAGCACCGCGTCGAGGATGTCGCGACGCCCGAAGCCTTTGCCCGCGATCCCGACCTTGTCCTCCGCTTCTACGACATGCGGCGCGAGGCGATCCAGACCAGGGAGCCCAATGCGGCGCATGTTGCGCTGGCACGGCTCGATGCCGAATGGCGCGGCGAATTGCTGATCGTGACGCAGAACGTCGACGACCTCCACGAACGCGCGGGGGCGACGCGGCTGATCCATATGCATGGCGAGCATCTGAACGCGTGGTGCACCGTGTGCGACGCGCGGATGCCGTGGACCGGCCCCCTGCTCGACCGCCCCGCTTGCCCGGGCTGCGGCGCGGCGGGGTCGCTGCGCCCCGACATCGTCTGGTTCGGCGAGATGCCGTACCGGATGGAGGATATCTATTACGCGCTGAACCGCGCCGACCTGTTCGTGTCGATCGGCACCTCGGGCGCGGTCTATCCCGCCGCAGGCTTCGTTCGCGAGGCGCGCGCGTCGGGAGCGCGGACGCTCGAGCTCAATATGGAGCCGAGCCAGGGCAGCTACTGGTTCGACGAGGCGCGCCACGGGCCGGCGACCGAATTGGTGCCGGCGTGGGTCGACGAGATGCTGGGTTAG